A stretch of the Bartonella henselae str. Houston-1 genome encodes the following:
- a CDS encoding glycoside hydrolase family 3 N-terminal domain-containing protein, with protein sequence MKHIPGHSRALCDTHFELAHVDASLDILEKYDFMPFKNLADSPAAMTVHIVYEAIDKRGPATL encoded by the coding sequence ATGAAACATATTCCAGGACATAGTAGAGCGCTTTGCGATACGCATTTTGAATTAGCACATGTTGATGCCTCCCTTGATATTTTGGAAAAGTATGATTTTATGCCTTTTAAAAATTTGGCTGATTCTCCAGCTGCGATGACTGTGCATATTGTCTATGAAGCAATTGACAAGAGGGGTCCTGCAACACTTTAA
- the tatA gene encoding twin-arginine translocase TatA/TatE family subunit: protein MGNIFSPTHLIVILLIIIVLFGRGKVSELMGDVAKGIKAFKKNMKDEEDILEDKLERAHHSETVDVEPQKFQSLSVKRATTRVKGSSSSRKGKTSVVKKQRVK from the coding sequence ATGGGTAATATTTTTTCACCAACACATTTAATTGTAATTTTACTGATTATTATTGTGCTTTTTGGGCGCGGTAAGGTTTCTGAATTAATGGGTGATGTGGCGAAGGGGATTAAAGCTTTCAAAAAGAATATGAAAGATGAAGAGGACATTCTCGAGGATAAGCTTGAAAGGGCCCACCATTCTGAAACAGTAGATGTTGAACCTCAAAAATTTCAGTCTTTATCAGTGAAGCGTGCAACCACGCGTGTAAAAGGTTCTTCTTCCTCTAGAAAAGGCAAAACTTCTGTTGTTAAAAAACAGCGTGTAAAATAA
- the tatB gene encoding Sec-independent protein translocase protein TatB, with amino-acid sequence MFGIDGLEFLVILLVLIVVVGPKDLPKMLKTMARAIAYVRSTANEFRHQFDDAIKQAELDDLQKTLSDMNDFNPDKKLTGILNPMQDIRGDILNNFDVNTTHHKLEKDQENFECNENKTNEDLDVPVDAHSSGSVFVTSKDKESAS; translated from the coding sequence ATGTTTGGGATTGATGGGCTAGAGTTTCTCGTGATCTTACTTGTTCTCATCGTCGTAGTTGGACCAAAAGATTTACCTAAAATGCTAAAGACAATGGCAAGGGCAATAGCTTATGTGCGTTCAACAGCGAATGAATTTCGTCACCAGTTTGATGATGCAATAAAACAAGCTGAGCTTGATGATTTGCAAAAGACATTATCGGATATGAACGATTTTAATCCAGACAAGAAGTTGACAGGAATTTTAAATCCCATGCAGGATATAAGAGGCGATATCCTCAATAATTTTGATGTAAATACAACGCACCATAAATTAGAAAAAGATCAAGAAAATTTTGAATGTAATGAGAACAAAACCAATGAAGATTTAGATGTACCTGTTGATGCTCATAGTTCTGGGAGCGTATTTGTAACTTCTAAAGATAAAGAAAGTGCGTCATGA